In Populus alba chromosome 4, ASM523922v2, whole genome shotgun sequence, the genomic window tgaaaaaaataaaagctcatGAACTTGGGTCTAACTCAGCATACTCGTGTGTGGGCCATTTCTTGATGGGCAGGTGTTAGGCCTAGcctaattcttcttcttctatttttatatataattttaaatgttttctaattaattccttcttttctatgtatttttaaaaataattattttgtttgtgttgtAATTAATAACcctcttgtttgatttttttccccatttatttagcaattttttagattagaattattttttaatgatatcaggagtgtttaatttttttaaaaaaaaaaactagaacaaatcaataaaaaaatatctaattatttacaGAATtcccaatatttttatttaatgactaAATAGCCATTCAATACTAATATTACAACTTtgcaataaatgaaaaaaagaactaaaatttGGTATTTCATTTGACACCTTGTCTTCAGTACAAAACAAACCTTAATTTTGTAATTCTCATTAGCATAAATGCCATAAAACTGAAGAATGTTCTTATGCCAATAAAACATTAGTTCCAAAATTGTTGATTAAGGAAAGGTCCATACAAGGCTAGCTAAAATCTCTGCGGTCCTTGTAAGCTATCATGAAAATCGAGCAATTACAGTCCCCTGTTCAAACTTCAAACACTTCACTTGCATCATCCAAACATCGACATTAGATTCAAGTCATGGTTTTTTGATGTAAAAATGAACCTCTCTTACTTCATCCACTAAATTTGGAGCCGTATTGGGTGCGGTACCATGATCTAACTTCTTACAATATAAATCAATGGCTTCATCAAAGGGAAACATGTAAAAAGTTACTTACACTACAATGAACAACGAAAATGTGAAGTGAAAGACAAAAAAGATTCTAACCTTGATGAAGAGATTGGATGAACAAAGACTTGAGAGACTTTGAGTTTGGATCcagtttaagtttttgcttttaaagtgATCTTTAGTAAAATGAGATGGCACTCAATGAGAGAGTCTCATTATTTCAAGATAAACCCATAAATTATTCTGCCAAAATCTGATGATTTTAGATTCAATTTtggtttagaaggaaaaaagttttttatttatttttttaccaagaaaaagaagatatGGAAGATTGATTTGTCATTTGATCATTTCGTATCTAATATATATGATGTTAATTTGATTACTAAATGTAGTTTTTCAGTTTCCATTTCACATAGTTTCATTACTcatgatcaatattttttaaaacattttcatatcaatatatCAGTAGTCACTCTCGAACCACTTagattttgattcaatttttagttttgtcattatctaaaaattaattacgaGACAGGAAATCATAATCTTACGATCTCCAGATCAATAACCTTAACTTGCCTACATTTACTCAGAAACATCAAAACTTATATACTCTTCATGGGCTTATACCCATCAAAACTTACGCTCTCCCGAGGACATAAAAGTGCTTGAAGGGATCATGGAGCAATCCATTGGGCTTTTTAAGGATTAGATCCAGGCGAGTATGAGCTCAAAATTCATTAGCAGAGGCCCTATACGAGGACGGGACCCATCTAACATGGCAGCAGATTTTATTACACTTTCCATGTTTACTCCCTCTCgtgattcaaaaatcaaaacccctGATAAATCCTTCTCGCTGTGTCAGGTTTCTTTGTCTGATATTACCTGGCCATTCCTTTCTAGGCATCCTTTCATAATTACCCTCCCTCTCCTATACCAAACCCCACAAACCCTAATAAACAACACATATATCTCCTTCTCATTTATCTCTCTGGAAGCAGTTTTCAAGGTTGGAAAAGATGCACGCCAAGACGGATTCGGATGGAACCAGTCTTGACAACTCATGGCTACCAAGGTCACCAAGAAGGCCGTTATACTACGTTCAAAGTCCATCAAACCATGACGCGGAGAAAATGTCTTATGGGTCAAGCCCGACCGTGTCACCAGCACACCTTTACTACCACAGCTCACCAATTCACCATTCTCGCGAGTCTTCTgcgtcaatattctccaattcACTCAAGATCCCAAGAAGTTTATCTGCTTGGAAACATATAAGGATTGGCGACCAAGATGATGCTGTTCATGATGGTGCTGAGGGTGATAAGGATGGTGATGATTGGGGGAGTGGTGCACGTAATGTGAGACTGTATTTCATCGGGTTCTTGTTCTTTGTTCTTCTGTTCACTGTCTTTTGTTTGATCTTGTGGGGTGCAAGCAAGGCTTACGAGCCTGAAATTTCAGTCAAGGTAAGTTTATTTTCCTCGAAATATTTTCCGAGTTGACTCGGTGGCTCTCTGCCGTGTCAAATAACGAGTCAGTTTCTGTATGTCCTGTGGGGAAATGGAATAGTTGGTGATGATGCCCGGGGCACAGGGGTACTATAAATGTGGATTAGGATCAGACTGTTGTTTTTAGGTTTGCGTGATCCCTGATTTTTAGCCTTTAATCATGTCagtaatttatttgattttgtttaaaaataattaaagtaattcatgtttaggaataaaaaataaaaagtgatcaGAAAGGTGTTTTTTTGGGCGTTCTTTTGATGCAGAGCATGGTGTTCGAGAATTTTTATGTTCAGGCAGGGAATGATCAATCGGGAGTGCCAACAGACATGCTGTCCTTGAATTCTACGGTCAGGATTCATTACAAAAACCCCGCTACCTTTTTTGCCGTCCATGTCACCTCTACCCCTCTCGAGATTCACTATTTCCAGCTGAAACTTGCCTCTGGACAGGTAAACTCTGTAGTGCTCGCATCTCTCAAAAACCTGCTTTATCCTTGATTTTCAATAATAGCTAATGGAGGAAGGATAGGATGGTCATTGTGGGTGGCAGTGGGACGTTCAACATTTTGTTTGGTAGTAGGACTTTAACCTTTACAGGGCTGTTCCGAGGAAGGACTTCCGGGTCATGGAAGGATTGTTGGAAGGCTATTGGCCACAAATCTGGAGTGCCTGTAAAAGACTGCAAGGACAGCCTCTCTTTATTCGGACATGTGGTGGAACCCAATGACTTGAGTCGGATGGATctagtttctttgttttctttttcttggctGTTTTGTCAATTTTTGTCTGCATTGAGCTGTGGGCCTTGGAAAGAAAAATCTCTATATCTGAAAAGGCTGTCCCACTTGCTGGTCTCGTATGGGATTCTAAAGTGTCTCTTATGTGTCCCAGAATGTTTGTTCGAATGGGAGAGTAAATTGTGTCATTGCAACTCGAGGAGACAATGCCTTCGAGATTCATTTACATATCGATTCATGCATGTGGACCTTCATATTTCATAAATCAACCAACCAAATTATTCGATTTTGTAATCTGTGAAGCATGAATCGATCGAGTTCTGTGAAGATTTAGATGTCAAAACTGGTGTCCAAATGCTGTGTGACTTTCTTTTTTCAGCTTATTGTTTGggtataattaatttgttgtggaTTGGTAAAATAGATGAAGAAGTTTTCTCAATCGAGGAAGAGCAAGAGGACGGTGGCGACGGTGGTGCATGGTTCCCAAGTTCCCGTATATGGAGGGCTGCCGCTTCTCTCTAATGCTAGAGCGCATGGTAACAAAGTTGCACTGCCTCTGAACCTGACATTTGTCTTGAGGTCCAGGGCCTACATTTTGGGAAGATTGGTGAAGTCGAAGTTTCATAAGCGTGTTAGATGCGCTGTTGCTCTTACTGGCCAGAAACTCGGCAAGCCCCACAGGTTGACACATGCATGTGTTTATCACTGAATGATGCACATCTACAAGGGGCACATGTTCGGTTCATTCTTTTGCCATCCACAGTACTGTTGTTGTCTTCTTCATTTCGTTTCATTTGGTCTTGAAGAACGGAGAGATGTATGCAATGTAAATTTCAGTACCACATTGTTACAAATgtttagaacataaaattggAGCTAATCCTTTATGGGTTTTAGATGGTTTTGCAGTGTGCcgctctttctctctctctcttcttttttattaatatatctgggctattttatatatcttaattaatttttaaaattttaaaattaataaccatataaattttaagattatttaaaatttataatatataaaacttaGAAGCTTGTCTTTCAACTTTcgtcctccttttctttttttagtttaacgtgagTGTCCGAgacagcttgcgcgcacctcgactaatcccatgggccctgaagttaacgaccatataagtcTCCAGTAGCCattatatgagcaacctagggctcgaacctgagaccacagagaaaACAAACTTCTTGGTCCTAAGCTTTTACCACTGGGCCGACCACCTCCTTTGCCACAGCCGGTCTTTTAAACGTTGGTGGTTGCTTGGGAACCAAATTGGGCTTGCTCCTCACACTTATCGGGATTGGATCATAAGCTGATAATACCTTGGCCTGGGACCAACAAGTGGTATTGGAGATGACGGTttgtttttcacaactttcgatGGAATTGTTAGCTTTTTATAATTAGCCTTATGGAGTGTTTTTGGAGTAatctgttttaaattttttaaaaaaatctgaatttttattgttttaaaattaattttttattatttttaatatgttaataccataaataattttaaatttttttttaaaaaaaatcactaacaaACTTCTAAACaccttttttaatatgtttggtattgttatagtttttacggttatataaataaaaaaatactgctaacacagttttaaaaaaaattcaaaaaatatatattaatttggttaaaattgttaagcgaatgaatttttttgtaaaaaaaaaaaaaactggtttataaaaataaaaaaacatgttattttaatttatttttttatataaaattaagatttaaaatgcgatcagtaaaaaaaattatttgggcAGCCAAACTGATTTTTCCAAGCAGCAAgacaaaaaaacagaatttatGATAGTACTAAATAATcttttaaccaaataaaatcaaCCACCATGAAAGTAAACTTTGGAATGCGATCGATGATAGATTTGGCATCGTCACTTTCAGATTCAGTGAATAGGTGAATGAGTTATTAACAATTTATATGAACCGATGTCAACGAGTCCATAATTGATCTTTTACGAGTATTGATATGCTGTAAAAATTTGGAGCATTTTGCTCTGTAATTATAAGTTGTCATTGGGGTTTGAAGAAGCTGGCATGCAGGCCTTTGATAGCCAAATTCCTTGCTGCGGCAACTACCAATAGAACACTTAGAACAATGCCTAAGCATCCAAGTCCTAGATTAAGACACCACACGGCATCGTGACCTTTCTGATGTGGTTTCTTAATCAAGATCCACATGAAACATGGATAAGCCAGTGTTAAGGGTAAGGTGATCCCTCCAACTAAAGGAGCTAGGCTTGGCAGAAATGGAAGAGCCACGGCTATGAAGAAGGCCATTCCTCCGAAGAAGAGCCGGAAACCACTGCGAACCCACCACGGGCATCGCCTGTTCTTCATGCTAATGTACCTAAATTCCAGGTTATCGAAAACTGGCATGGCGTAGATTTGGAATGAACTCAGGCAGTTAATCACTACTAGCAAGTATACAAGGCCCTTCACAAATCTTGATGTGTCGCGTCCATGGAACTGCATAAATGCAGTCAACATCCCTCATTCCCTCCATTCGACGGTATCTGTCAAAGCGGTAGCAAATAATTAGCACATGCAAAAGATTCCCCATGATGCTGAGATTAAACTAGCAAAATGAGATGCTATTACTCATTGTGCTCAACTTTCAACACTCATCAGGTTTATGGAGGCAACACACttgtaaaattgaaaattgtgtttttacCTTGTTTCCATAAGCCCAGAATCCAGCTATTGCTAGAGGAAACTGACACATGGCTACTATGGTGTACGAGACACTCACCCCTCTCCACATCGTCCTTTTGGATGGATTTGTTAAGCTTGAAGGCAATGTTCCCTGCAACATCAAACATTGAATTCTCTATCTTAACGCGGAAGCCGAGAAATATACATTTATTGATGAGCTTTGCCGAGCCCAGACAGGAAGAGGCCATGGCATTGTTTTAGTACATTTCGTTAGGGTTTCTATAGAAGTATATGCCTGTAATTTAAGTTCCccgacaataataataatcagagTGAACCACGGGTTTTTCTAGAATTAAACTCGAGATATCTTAATGGGAAAGACCACGCTAATCTCAACTTAGCTATGGCTCATTGGAGATTGAACATGAACTTACACTCGgtacaaaaattaatgatttccGTATAATTATCAGAGTAAGCTTAATTTTCATTAATGCAACAATTTCTCGTTCATACCTGAATCTCAAGCACAAGATTATGACCCCTGAAAGCAAGCATAATTATACCAATTGCATTCAAGACATCAAACATTCCGGCCACGCTAGATCCCCCCTTGCGTGAGTCATAAGACACACCACTGGGCCTGTCCTTGGAAATGGGCAGCGCCCAAATCAGAGCACAGTACCCAATGGCACTAATGGCACCAACTAGTGAGAACCCAGCAATGGAATTCAGGTTAGGTCGCTGAGCCAATGCTATAGCCATGCAAGTGAAGACCAGGAACCACTCTGCCCCGGTCAAAGACTTGGCATCGCATGTAGCCCCGCCTTCACACATGAGCTTGAAGAGAAGCTCCATAACTCCAGCTCCTTTTATAATCAGCATGATACATGTGCTCCCTGAGAGGTACATTACCGGAAATATTGCTAGCAACTTTCCAAGCTTTGGACCTGCTCACACACGATTTAAGATTTATATCTATACTCTAAAACAAAAGGGACTAACGGCAGCGATCATAGAGGAGCAGCGATAACTTATGGCAGATTTATATCTATACACTACaaagctaattttaaaaaaaatatataaatataaaatgatgaaatcaaaaaaaaaaataagaagaaaaaaaatattatcctgcgttaaatttttaaacatgtGACTTATATGATTAGATCAAAAGCACCATACATGAAAAAACTGTGAAGTCAAATCTCTAATAAATCGAATgttcaataatgaaataaaaaaaaaacaattgcagaATAGGAtcgaaaacaaaacaaaaaaaaataacaattaacaaaatgaagataaaaataaaaaataaattagagggtaagacatattatttttattaaagagtaaaattgaaaaaaaaaacaactttaacaaaaggataaaaaataaaaagaattaggatcaaat contains:
- the LOC118036285 gene encoding uncharacterized protein, with amino-acid sequence MHAKTDSDGTSLDNSWLPRSPRRPLYYVQSPSNHDAEKMSYGSSPTVSPAHLYYHSSPIHHSRESSASIFSNSLKIPRSLSAWKHIRIGDQDDAVHDGAEGDKDGDDWGSGARNVRLYFIGFLFFVLLFTVFCLILWGASKAYEPEISVKSMVFENFYVQAGNDQSGVPTDMLSLNSTVRIHYKNPATFFAVHVTSTPLEIHYFQLKLASGQMKKFSQSRKSKRTVATVVHGSQVPVYGGLPLLSNARAHGNKVALPLNLTFVLRSRAYILGRLVKSKFHKRVRCAVALTGQKLGKPHRLTHACVYH